From Variimorphobacter saccharofermentans, one genomic window encodes:
- a CDS encoding helix-turn-helix domain-containing protein, which translates to MEWISVKEAADKWGLTPRMVVYHCVNGRIKDAQKIAGVWLVPRDAARPEDRRKGNGREPASQDAKKG; encoded by the coding sequence ATGGAATGGATTAGTGTAAAGGAGGCGGCGGACAAGTGGGGGCTTACCCCAAGAATGGTGGTTTACCATTGTGTCAACGGCCGTATTAAAGACGCACAGAAAATCGCAGGCGTGTGGCTGGTTCCGAGAGATGCCGCACGGCCGGAGGATAGGCGGAAGGGCAACGGAAGAGAACCCGCATCACAGGATGCGAAGAAGGGATAG